From the genome of Papaver somniferum cultivar HN1 chromosome 2, ASM357369v1, whole genome shotgun sequence, one region includes:
- the LOC113349987 gene encoding 40S ribosomal protein S15, with amino-acid sequence MDPETEVATEQPKRRTFRKFAFRGVDLDALLDMSTDDLVKLFTARARRRFQRGLKRQPMALIKKLRKAKRDAPQGEKPEPVRTHLRNMIIVPEMIGSIVGVYNGKTFNQVEIKPEMIGHYLAEFSISYKPVKHGRPGIGATHSSRFIPLK; translated from the exons ATGGATCCAGAAACTGAAGTCGCAACAGAGCAACCAAAGAGGAGAACATTTAGGAAGTTTGCTTTCCGGGGTGTTGATTTAGATGCCTTACTTGATATGTCAACTGATGACCTTGTCAAGCTCTTCACTGCTAGGGCTAGAAGAAG GTTTCAGAGAGGTTTGAAGAGACAGCCAATGGCTCTGATCAAGAAACTGCGCAAAGCG AAAAGGGATGCCCCTCAAGGTGAGAAGCCAGAACCTGTCAGGACTCACCTTCGAAACATGATTATAGTTCCTGAGATGATTGGTAGCATCGTTGGGGTCTACAATGGTAAGACCTTCAACCAGGTTGAAATCAAACCTGAAATGATTGGCCATTATCTTGCTGAGTTCTCAATATCGTACAAGCCAGTAAAGCATGGGCGCCCTGGTATTGGTGCCACTCACTCCTCTAGATTTATTCCTCTAAAATAG